GACCCAGAACGGGGTGATCGACGCGCCGTTGTCGGCTGCGGCCCTGGCGAGCAAGGCCACCTTTCGCGACTGGGTGCAGCAACCGACGATCCAGCCGATCGAGACCAACAAGGGCATCAGCGTGGCCCGCAGCCGCCTGGCCGGCCTGCTCAACCGGCCGCTGTACGACCTCGACCGCCTCGACCTGTCGGCCACCAGCACCCTGCAAAGCGACCTGCAACGCCAGGCCACCGAATACCTCAAGCACCTGGCCGACCCGGTGTTCGCGGGCCAGATCGGCCTGCTCGGCGAACGCCTGCTGACCCCGACCAGCACCACCCAGGTCCGCTACAGCTTCACCCTGCTGGAACTGACGCCGGACGGCTCGCGGGTGCGGGTGCAGACCGACAGCACCGACCAGCCCTTCGACATCAACGAAGGCAGCAAGCTGGAACTGGGCTCCACCGCCAAGCTGCGGGTGCTGACCACCTACCTGCAGATCATCGCCGAGCTGCATGACCAGTACGGCGCCGAAACGGCCGCGGCGCTGAAGAAAGTCGAGATCGCCGAACAGGATCGCCTGAGCCGCTGGGCCGTGGACTACCTGATCCAGAACAACGATCGCAGCCTGCCGAAAATGCTCGAGGCGGCCCTGGATCGCAAATACTCGGCCAGCCCCGGCGAAAGCTTCTTCACCGGCGGCGGGCTGCACACCTTTCATAACTTCCGCAAGGAAGACAACGGCCGCCTGCCGACCCTGCGCGACGCCTTGCGCGAATCCATCAACCTGCCGTTCATCCGCCTGATGCGCGACCTGGTGCGCTACAGCACCTACGCCGGCCCCAACAACAGTGCCGCCCTGCTCAAGGACGACGGCGACCCGCGGCGCCAGGAGTACCTGGCCCGGTTCGCCGACCGCGAGGGCACCTCGTTCCTGCTGCGGTTCTGGAAGAAATACCGCAACAAGGACACCCAGGAACGCCTGGACACCTTCCTGGACAGCATGCACCCGACCGCGATCCGCCTGGCCGCCGTGCACCGCTATCTGCTGCCGGAAGCCAGCCAGAGCAGTTTCAACACCTTCGTGCGCTCGCACCTCAAGGGCGCCAAGCTGACGGAAAAACTCACCGACGAGCGCCTCGACAAGCTCTACTACAGCTACGGCCCCGGCGCCTACGACCTGCCCGACCAGGGCTACATCGCCAAGGTGCACCCGCTGGACCTGTGGCTGCTCGGCTACCTGCTGAACAACCCCGACGCCAAGTTCAGCCAGATCGTCAAGGCCAGCGAATTCGAACGCCAGGAAGTCTATAGCTGGCTGTTCAAGAGCCGGCACAAGAGCGCGCGCGACAGCCGCATCCGCACCATGCTGGAGATCGAGGCGTTCCTCGACATTCACCAGCGCTGGCAGAAGGTCGGCTATCCCTTCGACCACCTGGTGCCCTCGCTGGCGACCGCCATCGGCAGCTCTGGCGACCGCCCTGCGGCGTTGGCCGAGCTGGTCGGCACCATCCTCAACGATGGGGTACGCATGCCGACCCTGCGTATCGACAGCCTGCATTTCGCCGCCGATACCCCTTACGAAACCCGGCTCACCAACGACCCGGCCGAGGGCAAGCGGGTGATGCCATCGGAAGTCGCCACCGCGCTGCGCGGCGCCTTGTCGCAAGTGGTGGATGCCGGCACCGCCAAGCGCGTTTCCGGCAGTTTCAAACTGGCCGACGGCACCCCGCTGGCCATGGGCGGCAAGACCGGCACCGGCGACAACCGGATCGAGGCCATCGGTTCCGGCGGGCGGATTCTCAGTTCGAAATCCATCAACCGCACCGCCACCTTCGTGTTCTATATCGGCGAGAACCACTTCGGCACCCTGACCGCCTATGTGCCGGGTGCCTCGGCGCAAGCCTTCAAGTTCACCTCGGCCTTGCCGGTCCAGGTCCTCAAGGGCATGGCGCCGATTCTCACGCCCTACCTGCAACCGGGCAGCAATACCCAATGCCTGGGCAGCCTGGCCCAGCGCTGACTCCTCCCCCTATCCTGTAGCCGCTGCCGAGCCTGCGAGGCTGCGAGGCTGCGATCGAGGACGAAGTCCTCGCAAAACCGGCCTCCGCTGTTGTATCTGGAGCAACGGGGGGGCCGGTTTGCGGCCGCTTCGCGACCGATCGCAGCCTCGCAGGCTCGGCAGCGGCTACAAGTATTTCCACTCTTTCTCTCCGACAGACGGCTGGCCGGGCTCGCGTAAAAGGGCTTGCGCAGATTTTAAGATATATCTTAAGTTATGTCTTAATCACACAGGAGAAAGAGAAAATGAGAGAGCACCACCCCCACCACCGCGAATTCGGCGATGGCCATGACGGTTTTGAAAAGCGTCCCGGACGCGAGCGCGGCGGCCGCGGCCCGCGAGTCTTCGCTCCCGGCGACCTGAAACTGCTGTTGCTGGCGCTGATCGCCGAACAGCCGTGCCACGGCTATGACCTGATCCGCCAGATCGAAGGCATGTTCGACGGCGCCTACAGCCCGAGCCCGGGCGTGATCTACCCGACCCTGACCTTCCTCGAAGAGAGCGAACTGATCAGCGGCGACGCCGAAGGCGGGAAAAAACGCTACAGCGTGACCGATGCCGGCCGTCTGTCCCTGCAGGACCAGGCGATTGCTCTGGACGGCGTGCGCATGCGCATCGACGTCAGCAAGCGCTCGCTGCGCGGCCACGATCGCCCGGCGGAAATCCACGAAGCGGTGCACAACCTGCGCCACGCCCTGCAGATGCACCACGGACGCTGGAACCCGCAGGAAATCGTGCGGGTCCGCGACCTGCTGAACAACACGGCCCGCGCCATCGTCGACGGCCCAGCCCCCAAGGAGTCAGAACAATGACCGCAGACCATTCGAAAACCATTCACCGGGTCAGCCACGAGATCAAGCGCCGCCGCCTGCAAGTGCTGCGGGTGATGGACCTGACCCCGCGCATGCGCCGCATCACCCTGGGCGGTCCGGAATTGGCCGGCTTCATCAGCCTGGGCAGCGACGACCATGTGAAGCTGCTGTTCCCGCAGAACGCCGAACAGCAGGCGGCCCTGGAAACCCTGGTGCTGGGCCCGGGCAAGGACAACGGCGCGATGCCGCCCATGCGCGACTACACGCCGCGGCGTTACGACCTGGAGACCGGCGAGCTGGATATCGACTTCGTCCTGCATGGCGACGGCCCCGCCTCGACCTGGGCCGAACAGGCCCGGCCCGGCCAGTTCCTGCATATCGGCGGGCCGCGCGGCTCGATGATCGTGCCGGACATCTTCGACAGCTACCTGCTGATCGGCGACGAAACCGCGATCCCGGCCATCGCCCGGCGCCTCGAAGAGTTGCCGGCCGGACGCCAGGTGCTGGCGGTGATCGAGGTGCAGGACGCGGCTGAACGCCAGGTATTGCAGAGCGCGGCGCAGGTCGAAGTGATCTGGGTCGAGCGCGACCGCAGCCAGGACCTGCTCGACACGGTGCGCGGGCTGGCGCTGCCGGGCGGCAAGCTGTATGCCTGGGTCGCCACCGAAAGCAAAGTCTCGCGCCAGGTGCGCCGGGTGCTGCTGGACGAGCACCGGCTGGACGATGAGTTCGTCAAGGCCGCCGGTTACTGGCGCCTGGACAGCAGCGAGGAAGAATAAAAGCGGCGGCTTCGCCGCCTATCGCGACAGCACGGCTCCCGGATCAACATTGGCCCTGTAGCCGCTGCCGAGCCCGCGAGGCTGCGATCGGCCGCGAAGCGGTCGTAAAACCAGGCGACCTGTTCTTCCCGGCACACCACATGCTCAGGCTTTGCGAGGACTTCGTCCTCGATCGCAGCCTCGCGGGCTCGGCAGCGGCTACAGGAATCTCGGCTCTTCCCGTCACCGCACAATCAAGCGACGCCCCAACCAACGATCCAACCCGACAATCCCCAGCGCCACCAGCACGAACCCCGCCAGGATCCCCAGCGCGTTCACGAACGCCTGGGCATAACCCAGCCTGTCCACATCGATGAAAGGATAGGGATACAGCCCCAGCACATGCCCGCGCAGCAGCACATAGGCGAAATACAGCAGCGGGTAAAGCATCCAGCCGGCGACATGCCGCAGGCGCAACTCGCCCTTGGGCACGCACCACCACCAGTAGGCCAGGAACAGCAGCGGCATCACGTCGTGCAACAACTCGTCGGCGATGAACTGCCAGCCCTGCGGGTGCCACAAGTGACGCAGCAACAAGCTGTACGCCAGCCCCACCACCAGGATGCTGACGGCGATCCCGCTGCTGACCCAGGGTTGCAGGAGGAACCGCTGCCCGCGCGAGCGGCGCAGGTCCAGGGCGCACGTCAGCACCACCGCCGCCAGGGTGTTGGTGAGTACGGTAAAGAAACTGAAGAAGTTGATCAGCCCACCCAGCAGGCTGGCTTCCACTGTCCAGCGCAGATGGAGGATCAAGTACAGCTGGATCGTCAGCCCCGCCCAGCCGAGCACGGCTGCCAGCGCCGTGAACAAGCGCTTGCCGCCTGCGGGAAAAACCGGTTCGAGCGCCATCGGATGGCCTTAGAGCGGGCGTTTGGTGCGCTGCAACTTCACGTACAACTGTTCGACCTTCTCCCGCGCCCAGGGTGTTTTGCGCAGGAAGGTCAGGCTCGACTTGATGCTCGGGTCGCTCTTGAAGCAACGGATATCGATACGCTCGGCCAACCCCTGCCATTGGTAATGCTCCACCAGCGCCTTGAGGATCTGTTCCAGGGTGACGCCGTGCAGCGGGTCGTTGTTCGTTGCAGTCATGCCGGGCCTTCGAGCAAGAGGAAAAAGGAAAGTCGCGCACCTTAGCCGAGGCGTCGATCCGGTGGAAGGGCCGGTGCGGTTACCGAATAACTGTAGGTGAGATCCCGGACACCGCCCCCCCTGTAGGAGCGAGGCTTGCCCGCGATGCAGGCACCGCGTACTGCCTGATGCACCGCGTCGTCGTTGATCGCGGGCAAGCCTCGCTCCTACGGAAAAAGATGTCTGAAAAAGTTCCTTTCTTTTTACACAAAAAGAGATGTTATATTGTATCAATACAAGACAACCCCCCCGATCCAGACACTTCGCCGTGTCGGCCTGTTCTCTTTTGACTCAAAGCGCCCCGCCGCTACGCTTGCCAAGGAATGACCGATGTCCCTCTACACCCACCGCCCCTCCCGCTCATTACTCTGGCGCCTGACGCCGCTCTCCGCCGCCTTGCTGCTCGGCTCCCAGGCCCACGCCCTGGAGTTGCAGCCGCAGGTCATCACCGCCAACCCGCTGGGCAGCCAGCAAACGGCCGCGCCAAGCACGGTCCTGGAAGGCGACGACCTGACCCTGCAACAACAAGGCAGCCTGGGCGAAACCTTGAACAAGCAGCCGGGCGTGTCTTCGTCCTACTTCGGCCCGGGCGCCAGCCGGCCGATCATTCGCGGCCTGGATGGCGATCGCATCCGCCTGCTGCGCAACGGCGTGGGCGCCCTGGACGCCTCGTCGCTGTCCTACGATCACGCCGTGCCGCTGGACCCGGTCAACGTCGACCGCATCGAGATCGTCCGCGGCCCGGCAGCCCTGCTGTACGGCGGCAGCGCCATCGGCGGCGTGGTCAACACCTTCGACAACCGCATCCCCACCGAAGCCATCGAAGGTATCCATGGGGCCGGTGAACTGCGCTACGGCGGCGCCGACACCACCCGCAGCAGCGCCGGCAAGCTGGAAGCCGGCAACGGCACATTCGCCTTGCACCTGGATGCCAACTCGCGGCAATTCAACGACCTGAAGATTCCCGGCTACGCCCGCAGCCGCCACGCCCCGCCCAGTGAAGACGGCGACGGCAAGAAAGGCCGCCTGGGCAACAGCGACGGCCGTCAGGATGGCGGCGCCGTCGGCGGCTCCTACACCTGGGACGACGGTTACGCCGGGCTGTCCTACAGCAACTACGACTCCAACTACGGCTCCCCCGCCGAAGACGATGTGCGTATCCGCATGAAGCAGGATCACTACGCCTTCGCCTCGGAACTGCGCAACCTCGACGGTCCTTTCAGTTCGCTGAAATTCGACGCCGGCTACACCGATTACGAGCACCGGGAAATCGAAGGCGGCGAGACCGGCACCATTTTCAAGAACAAGGGCTACGAAGCCCGCGTCGAAGCCCGCCACCAGCCCCTGGGCCCACTCAACGGGGTCATCGGCACCCAGGTCAGCCGCAGCGAATTCTCCGCCCTCGGCGAAGAAGCCTTCGTACCGCAGACCGACACCGACAGCGCCGCACTGTTCATCCTCGAAGAGCTGCAAGCCACCGAGCGCCTGAAGCTGAGCCTCGGCGGGCGCCTGGAACACACCCGCGTCGACCCGGACAGCAAAGGCAACGAGCGCTTCAGCCAGGCCGACAACGCCAGCAGCTTCACCGCCGGCAGCCTATCGTCCGGCGCGGTCTATACCCTGACGCCGATCTGGTCCGTGGCCGCCACCCTGGGCTACACCGAACGCGCGCCGACCTTCTACGAGCTGTACGCCAACGGCGCCCACGTGGCGACCGGCACCTATGAAATCGGCGACGCCAACCTGTCGAAGGAAAAAGCCGTGTCCAGCGACCTGGCCCTGCGTTTCGACAACGGCACCCATAAAGGCAGCGTCGGGGTGTTCTACAGCCACTTCTCCAACTACATCGGATTGCTCGGCAGCGGCCGCACCCTCAACGACGAAGGCGAGGAAGACGCCGGCGGCATGCCGGAATACACCTACTCCGGAGTCCGCGCGCGGTTTGCCGGGATCGAGGCCCAGGACCACTGGAAACTCGGCGAAAGCGCCTACGGCAAATTCGCCCTGGAACTGTCCGGCGACTACACCCGGGCCAAGAACCTGGACAACGGCGAAGCCCTGCCGCGCATCGCCCCGTTGCGCCTGAACAGCGGCCTGCTGTGGGAACTGGACCGCTGGCAGGCGCGCATCGATGTCGAACACGCCGCCAGCCAGGGTCGCGTGCCCGACAACGAAAGCGGCACCGACGGCTACACCACCCTCGGCGCCAGTGCCGGCTATCACTTCGACATCGGCAGCAGCCAGTGGCTGGCCTTCGTCAAGGGCGAGAACCTGACCAACCAGACTGTGCGTTACGCCAGCTCGATCCTGCGCGACATCGCCCCGGCCCAGGGCCGCAGCGTCGAGTTCGGCCTGCGCACCACCTTCTGACCCAGCGCCAGAAAATCGCAGCCTTCGGGCTGCGATTCCCCCTGCGATGAATCCCCTCGGCTCACACCTTAGAACCGCAGCCCCATGGCGTTCTGCCATTTCCGGCTGTACCGCCGGACCATGACCCGGCAAAATGCGCCACCTGTTCCACGGTTGCGTCCCCACCCTACCGGCCCGAAGCCCGGCCCTCGACACGCAACCTGCTGCAGAAACGGATCTCCACCCCACAAAGGAATGCCCCTTGCTCAACCTCACACGCTCGCTCGCCGCGCTCCTGGCCTTGACCTGCTCGCTGGATGCCGCCGCGCTGTCGCTTCACTCGGAAAAACGCGCGGATGGCAGCACCGTGCTGCTGCTCACCGACGCCCCCGCCCCGGCACGCCCGCCGCAGCTCAATGAAGATCCGGCGGTCCGCGCGGCCCTGGTTGATTTCATCGGCTATGCCACCGGCAGCTTCACCAACGACAACACCCTGATCGTGACCCAGGTCCTGGAAGCCCTCGATTCGGAGTTCACGACCTTTACCGAGGGCGTGCCCGCCGGACGCAAAATGCTCACCGCCATGGACGACGGCAATCATGGCGACGAACGCGCCGCCCTGCTGCTGGACGACAAGGGGCAACTGCTCGCCGTTGGCCTGGTGAATGGACACTGCACCGTCAAGTCCAGGGAAGAATCGTTGTCCTGCAACCCGGGGCCGGAAACCGTGCTGACCGTCTTCCAGGCCAAAGACGCGAAGAAGAGTGACGCCGAGCCGATCATTGCCTGGAGCAAGGAGCTGCCGCCCATGGTCGCGTACTGGGCCGAAAGCGAAGACCCCGAAACCCGTGCCAAGGCGCAAAAGATCGCCACCGTCGAGTACATCACCACGGCACCGAAAAAAGACTCCTGGAATGCCGCGCAACTGCCTGCCGACTTCCCGCAGGCGATGCTCGGGCTGCTGCCCAGGAACTCCCACCTGGTGGGCGCTGGCGTGGACGGCGTGTTCACCACGCCGGGCCTCAAAGGCGCGCCGATTTACGGCGACTACGACGAAATGGCGGGCAGGCCGCGGCATGATTTCGAGGTGCTGCTGCAAACCTACACGCCGTTCCCCGACGTCGTGAAGTTCTACCAGCAACAGGCAAAAGGCGCCGAGCTGCGGGCCAATGACGAAAAAGCGCTGATCGAGGGCGTGGCGGGCGGCGGTACTTATCAGATCGAGATCAAGGATAAAGAGGAAGAAGGCACCTCCATCACCTTCTCCGGCTGGAGAAAGGAAGTCTGAAGCAGGTCGTCGAGCGCGCCTGGAAAAACAACGGCGCCACGCCGGCTGCGCGCAAAGACATACTGTTACCGAATCCGAAATGATTCATGTCACGAAAAGCGCTTTCTCTCCATGAGAAGGCGCTTTATCCTTCCCGCCGCCAAAGCTGAATCGATTTTCGTCCTTAAAAACAGTAGCTGCCGCTGCGATCCCCCCGAGATCCGCAACGGACGATATTTGCTGTTTCTGCCCATCAATAAAAAGCACTCATTCAACGACTTATGCCTAATTTCAAGCCTCTAAAAGACAGCGCTGTCTTTCACCCGATCGCCAGCCAGAAAGCCATGACCCTGCTCGGCGCCCTCGGCCTTGCCACCTGCGCCCAGGCCGCTCCGGCCTTCGACAGCGAATCGCCCTGGATGCTCGGAGACTGGAACGGCGCCCGCACAGAACTGGCGAAAAAAGGCTACGACTTCAAGATCGACTTTGTCGGCGAAATGGGTTCCAACCTGCATGGCGGCTACGACCATGACCGCACCGCGCGCTTCAGCGACCAGTTCGCCTTCGGCAGCCACCTGGACCTGGACAAGATCCTCGGTTGGCACGATGCCGAGTTCCAGCTGACGGTGACCAAGCGCGACGGCGACAACATCAGCAACGACCGCATCAACGACCCGCGCGTCGGCGGCTTCAGCTCGGCCCAGGAAGTCTGGGGCCGTGGCCAGACCTGGCGCCTGACGCAGATGTGGTACCAGCAGAAATTCCTCGACCAGAAACTGGACATCAAGGTCGGCCGCTTCGGGCAGGGCGAAGACTTCAACAGCTTCCCCTGCGATTTCCAGAACCTGGCGTTCTGCGGCTCCCAGGTCGGCAACTGGGCCGGCAGCGTCTGGTACAACTGGCCGGTCAGCCAGTGGGCGCTGCGGGTCAAGTATCACCTGACGCCTGAGCTCTACGCGCAGATCGGCGCCTTCGAGCAGAACCCGTCCAACCTCGAGCGCGGCAACGGCTTCAAGCTCAGCGGCAGCGGCACCCAGGGCACCCTGCTGCCGGTCGAATTGGTGTGGACACCCAAGCTCAATGACCTGCCGGGCGAATACCGCGCCGGTTACTACTACAGCAGCGCCAAGGCCAGCGACGTCTACAAGGACAGCAACAGCCAGCCGGCCGCCCTGAGCGGCGAGGCCTATCGCAGCAGTTCGAGCAAGCACGGCCTGTGGCTGGACGCGCAACAGCAGGTCACCAGCCTGGCCAGCGACCACTCGCGCGGCCTGAGCCTGTTCGCCAACGCGACGATGCACGACAAGAAGACCAACGCCATCGACAACTACGTCCAGGCCGGCCTGGTCTACAAGGGCCTGTTCGATGCCCGCGCCAAGGACGACATCGGCTTCGCCATGGCCCGGATCCACGTCAACCCGGCCTATCGCAAGAATGCCGAGGCCAGCAACCGCGCCCGCCTCGTCCAGGACTACGACAACCTGGCCTACCTGCCGCCCCAGGACACCGAATACAGCGCCGAGCTGTACTACGGCGTGCACGTCACCAACTGGCTGACCGTGCGCCCGAACCTGCAATACATCCGCCACCCGGGTGGCGTGGACAAGGTCGACGACGCACTGGTCGGTGGCATCAAGATCCAGAGTTCGTTCTGACGGGCCCGGTGGCCCGCCCAATCTGAAGAAAACTGTTTTCCCCAAACAACACTGAACCAAGCCCGTGCCTGATCGTCATCTACAGTGAACATGCGCGGGACTACCTTAAACATCACGGAGAACCACACTATGAGCACTGAGGGTGCTTCAAGTCCGAGCCGCTTGCTGCCAAGCCTGCTCGGTATCTTGCTGCTGCTAATGGGCCTGGCCATGCTGGCCGGGGGGATCAAGCTGAGCATGCTCGGCGGCTCGCTGTACTACCTGTTGGCCGGTCTCGGCCTGATCCTCAGCGGCGTGCTGCTGCTGGCAGGTCGTAGCGCGGCGCTGCTGGTGTATGGGGTGGTGCTGTTCCTGAGCTCCGTCTGGGCCCTGTGGGAAGTCGGCCTGGACTGGTGGCAACTGGTGCCGCGCCTGTCGCTGTTCTTCGTCCTCGGCATCGTCCTGCTGCTGCCCTGGTTCCGTCGTCCGCTGCTGCGCAACGGCCCGGCGCCGCTGGGCACCGCGGTACTGAGCGTGGCCGTGGTCCTGGCCGGTGGCGCCGCGCTCGGCAGCCAGTTCACCAACCCGGGCGAAATCTCGGGCGAACTGGGCCGTGAAACCGCCGACACCGCCAGCGCCGCGCCCGCCATGCCCGAAGGCGACTGGCAGGCCTATGGCCGTACCGAATTCGGCGATCGCTACTCGCCGCTGAAGCAGATCACCCCGGCCAACATCGGCAAGCTGCAGGAAGCCTGGCGCATCCGCACCGGCGACATGCCGACCGCCAAGGACCCGGTGGAAATCACCAACCAGAACACCCCGCTGAAGGTCAACGGCAAGCTCTATGCCTGCACCGCCCACAGCCAGGTGCTGGCGCTGGACCCGGACACCGGCAAGGAAATCTGGCGTTTCGACCCGAAAATCCAGGGTCCGAACGGCGATGACTTCCGCGGCTGGGCCCACATGACCTGCCGTGGCGTGTCGTACTACGCCGAAGCCAACTTCACCCAGAGCGACGCCAGCAGCACCCCGGCCAGCCTCTCGGCCGCCGGCCAGGCCATCGCCGCCAGCTGCCCGCGCCGCTTGTTCCTGCCGACCGCCGATGCCCGCCTGATCGCGATCAACGCCGACACCGGCAAGGTCTGCGAAGACTTCGGCAACAAAGGCGCGGTGGACCTGAAAGCCGGTATCGGCCCCTTCACGCCAGGCGGCTACTACTCGACGTCGCCGGCGGCCATCACCCGCAACCTGGTGATCATCGGCGGCCACGTGACCGACAACGAGTCGACCAACGAACCGTCCGGCGTGATCCGCGCGTTCGACGTGCACGACGGCCACCTGGTGTGGAACTGGGACGCCGGCAACCCCGACGAGACCGCTCCGCTCGCCGAAGGCAAGACCTACACCCGCAACTCGCCGAACATGTGGTCCCTGGCCAGCGTCGACGAGAAGCTGGGCCTGATCTACCTGCCGCTCGGCAACCAGATGCCTGACCAGTGGGGCGGCAACCGCACCGCGGGCGCCGAGAAATTCAGCGCCGGCACCGTCGCCCTGGAGATCGACACCGGCAAGCTGCGCTGGAACTACCAGTTCACCCACCATGACCTGTGGGACATGGACGTGGGCAGCCAGCCGACCCTGGTGGACCTGAAGACCGCCGACGGCGTGAAGCCGGCGCTGATCCAGCCCACCAAGCAAGGCAGCCTGTATGTGCTGGACCGTCGCGACGGCACCCCGATCGTGCCGATCCGCGAAGTAC
This portion of the Pseudomonas sp. MRSN 12121 genome encodes:
- a CDS encoding transglycosylase domain-containing protein — its product is MGALWQTDSRKTVVPTDRVEEAPIPEKSHSSRHWWRLFWLLLLMALVALGFAASKEVRTSKLQAREFSKFAADLSYSMAPGPSDAIVYPGAGPFDKRLGYSALDEFVPRLLKRGYVVQAQSRFSASLMNYSESGFFVPYSEKIQAGLSITDCRAAPLYQFKYPQQLYSNFAAIPPVMVHSLLFIENRELLDPNQPLANPAVDWPRFAKAAWSQVAKLLHLPGQTAGGSTLATQLEKYRHSPDGLTVSGAEKIRQMISAGVRAYQGGEQTLEARRRIVRDYLNSVPLSAVPGHGEVHGMAEGLRVWYGADFAQVNQQLASTASDPQSLAQRGLALRQVLSLMIAQRRPSHYLAKGREELAELTDSHIRLLTQNGVIDAPLSAAALASKATFRDWVQQPTIQPIETNKGISVARSRLAGLLNRPLYDLDRLDLSATSTLQSDLQRQATEYLKHLADPVFAGQIGLLGERLLTPTSTTQVRYSFTLLELTPDGSRVRVQTDSTDQPFDINEGSKLELGSTAKLRVLTTYLQIIAELHDQYGAETAAALKKVEIAEQDRLSRWAVDYLIQNNDRSLPKMLEAALDRKYSASPGESFFTGGGLHTFHNFRKEDNGRLPTLRDALRESINLPFIRLMRDLVRYSTYAGPNNSAALLKDDGDPRRQEYLARFADREGTSFLLRFWKKYRNKDTQERLDTFLDSMHPTAIRLAAVHRYLLPEASQSSFNTFVRSHLKGAKLTEKLTDERLDKLYYSYGPGAYDLPDQGYIAKVHPLDLWLLGYLLNNPDAKFSQIVKASEFERQEVYSWLFKSRHKSARDSRIRTMLEIEAFLDIHQRWQKVGYPFDHLVPSLATAIGSSGDRPAALAELVGTILNDGVRMPTLRIDSLHFAADTPYETRLTNDPAEGKRVMPSEVATALRGALSQVVDAGTAKRVSGSFKLADGTPLAMGGKTGTGDNRIEAIGSGGRILSSKSINRTATFVFYIGENHFGTLTAYVPGASAQAFKFTSALPVQVLKGMAPILTPYLQPGSNTQCLGSLAQR
- a CDS encoding PadR family transcriptional regulator, giving the protein MREHHPHHREFGDGHDGFEKRPGRERGGRGPRVFAPGDLKLLLLALIAEQPCHGYDLIRQIEGMFDGAYSPSPGVIYPTLTFLEESELISGDAEGGKKRYSVTDAGRLSLQDQAIALDGVRMRIDVSKRSLRGHDRPAEIHEAVHNLRHALQMHHGRWNPQEIVRVRDLLNNTARAIVDGPAPKESEQ
- a CDS encoding siderophore-interacting protein; the encoded protein is MTADHSKTIHRVSHEIKRRRLQVLRVMDLTPRMRRITLGGPELAGFISLGSDDHVKLLFPQNAEQQAALETLVLGPGKDNGAMPPMRDYTPRRYDLETGELDIDFVLHGDGPASTWAEQARPGQFLHIGGPRGSMIVPDIFDSYLLIGDETAIPAIARRLEELPAGRQVLAVIEVQDAAERQVLQSAAQVEVIWVERDRSQDLLDTVRGLALPGGKLYAWVATESKVSRQVRRVLLDEHRLDDEFVKAAGYWRLDSSEEE
- a CDS encoding Pr6Pr family membrane protein, producing MALEPVFPAGGKRLFTALAAVLGWAGLTIQLYLILHLRWTVEASLLGGLINFFSFFTVLTNTLAAVVLTCALDLRRSRGQRFLLQPWVSSGIAVSILVVGLAYSLLLRHLWHPQGWQFIADELLHDVMPLLFLAYWWWCVPKGELRLRHVAGWMLYPLLYFAYVLLRGHVLGLYPYPFIDVDRLGYAQAFVNALGILAGFVLVALGIVGLDRWLGRRLIVR
- a CDS encoding VF530 family DNA-binding protein, giving the protein MTATNNDPLHGVTLEQILKALVEHYQWQGLAERIDIRCFKSDPSIKSSLTFLRKTPWAREKVEQLYVKLQRTKRPL
- a CDS encoding TonB-dependent receptor, which gives rise to MSLYTHRPSRSLLWRLTPLSAALLLGSQAHALELQPQVITANPLGSQQTAAPSTVLEGDDLTLQQQGSLGETLNKQPGVSSSYFGPGASRPIIRGLDGDRIRLLRNGVGALDASSLSYDHAVPLDPVNVDRIEIVRGPAALLYGGSAIGGVVNTFDNRIPTEAIEGIHGAGELRYGGADTTRSSAGKLEAGNGTFALHLDANSRQFNDLKIPGYARSRHAPPSEDGDGKKGRLGNSDGRQDGGAVGGSYTWDDGYAGLSYSNYDSNYGSPAEDDVRIRMKQDHYAFASELRNLDGPFSSLKFDAGYTDYEHREIEGGETGTIFKNKGYEARVEARHQPLGPLNGVIGTQVSRSEFSALGEEAFVPQTDTDSAALFILEELQATERLKLSLGGRLEHTRVDPDSKGNERFSQADNASSFTAGSLSSGAVYTLTPIWSVAATLGYTERAPTFYELYANGAHVATGTYEIGDANLSKEKAVSSDLALRFDNGTHKGSVGVFYSHFSNYIGLLGSGRTLNDEGEEDAGGMPEYTYSGVRARFAGIEAQDHWKLGESAYGKFALELSGDYTRAKNLDNGEALPRIAPLRLNSGLLWELDRWQARIDVEHAASQGRVPDNESGTDGYTTLGASAGYHFDIGSSQWLAFVKGENLTNQTVRYASSILRDIAPAQGRSVEFGLRTTF
- a CDS encoding carbohydrate porin, which codes for MPNFKPLKDSAVFHPIASQKAMTLLGALGLATCAQAAPAFDSESPWMLGDWNGARTELAKKGYDFKIDFVGEMGSNLHGGYDHDRTARFSDQFAFGSHLDLDKILGWHDAEFQLTVTKRDGDNISNDRINDPRVGGFSSAQEVWGRGQTWRLTQMWYQQKFLDQKLDIKVGRFGQGEDFNSFPCDFQNLAFCGSQVGNWAGSVWYNWPVSQWALRVKYHLTPELYAQIGAFEQNPSNLERGNGFKLSGSGTQGTLLPVELVWTPKLNDLPGEYRAGYYYSSAKASDVYKDSNSQPAALSGEAYRSSSSKHGLWLDAQQQVTSLASDHSRGLSLFANATMHDKKTNAIDNYVQAGLVYKGLFDARAKDDIGFAMARIHVNPAYRKNAEASNRARLVQDYDNLAYLPPQDTEYSAELYYGVHVTNWLTVRPNLQYIRHPGGVDKVDDALVGGIKIQSSF
- a CDS encoding glucose/quinate/shikimate family membrane-bound PQQ-dependent dehydrogenase, with product MSTEGASSPSRLLPSLLGILLLLMGLAMLAGGIKLSMLGGSLYYLLAGLGLILSGVLLLAGRSAALLVYGVVLFLSSVWALWEVGLDWWQLVPRLSLFFVLGIVLLLPWFRRPLLRNGPAPLGTAVLSVAVVLAGGAALGSQFTNPGEISGELGRETADTASAAPAMPEGDWQAYGRTEFGDRYSPLKQITPANIGKLQEAWRIRTGDMPTAKDPVEITNQNTPLKVNGKLYACTAHSQVLALDPDTGKEIWRFDPKIQGPNGDDFRGWAHMTCRGVSYYAEANFTQSDASSTPASLSAAGQAIAASCPRRLFLPTADARLIAINADTGKVCEDFGNKGAVDLKAGIGPFTPGGYYSTSPAAITRNLVIIGGHVTDNESTNEPSGVIRAFDVHDGHLVWNWDAGNPDETAPLAEGKTYTRNSPNMWSLASVDEKLGLIYLPLGNQMPDQWGGNRTAGAEKFSAGTVALEIDTGKLRWNYQFTHHDLWDMDVGSQPTLVDLKTADGVKPALIQPTKQGSLYVLDRRDGTPIVPIREVPAPTGAVEGDHTAPTQARSDLNLLPPPLEEKGMWGATPFDQMLCRIQFKELRYEGQYTPPSTQGSLVYPGNVGVFNWGSVSIDPVRHLLFTSPNYMAFVSKLVPRAEVAAGSKRESETSGVQPNTGAPYAVIMHPFMSPFGVPCQAPAWGYVAGIDLTTSKVVWKHKNGTSRDSSPVPIGLPIGVPSMGGSMVTAGGVGFLSGTLDQYIRAYDVNNGKELWKSRLPAGGQATPMSYTGKDGKQYVLVVVGGHGSLGTKMGDYIIAYKLSE